The proteins below come from a single Triticum aestivum cultivar Chinese Spring chromosome 5D, IWGSC CS RefSeq v2.1, whole genome shotgun sequence genomic window:
- the LOC123124268 gene encoding uncharacterized protein isoform X2, with the protein MADDELEQEQEQELVVPEADERSRWIARHPVGCAGVSLVCIYCHLVTDDPPLTLLILLLGLLAVFVYDLAWLYANDRNDIVMWPPTSWRRRWNWRCRRPTSVADGQ; encoded by the exons ATGGCCGACGACGAgctggagcaggagcaggagcaggagctggtGGTGCCGGAGGCCGACGAGCGTAGCCGTTGGATAGCGCGGCACCCTGTGGGCTGCGCCGGCGTCTCGCTTGTTTGCATCTACTGCCACTTGGTCACTGACGACCCGCCCTTGACGCTCCTCATCCTTCTGCTCGGCCTCCTCGCCGTATTTGTTTACGACCTTGCGTGGCTTTATGCAAACGACAG AAATGATATAGTGATGTGGCCGCcgacgagctggaggaggaggtggaactGGCGGTGCCGGAGGCCGACGAGCGTAGCAGATGGGCAGTGA
- the LOC123124268 gene encoding uncharacterized protein isoform X1, with product MADDELEQEQEQELVVPEADERSRWIARHPVGCAGVSLVCIYCHLVTDDPPLTLLILLLGLLAVFVYDLAWLYANDSSQKKQKINPLIRRCIHLSSKYISTTIHLPMRSILC from the exons ATGGCCGACGACGAgctggagcaggagcaggagcaggagctggtGGTGCCGGAGGCCGACGAGCGTAGCCGTTGGATAGCGCGGCACCCTGTGGGCTGCGCCGGCGTCTCGCTTGTTTGCATCTACTGCCACTTGGTCACTGACGACCCGCCCTTGACGCTCCTCATCCTTCTGCTCGGCCTCCTCGCCGTATTTGTTTACGACCTTGCGTGGCTTTATGCAAACGACAG TTctcaaaagaaacaaaaaataaatcCACTCATCCGTCGATGCATTCATCTAAGTAGTAAGTACATATCTACAACTATACATTTGCCCATGAGATCGATACTCTGTTGA